A stretch of the Takifugu flavidus isolate HTHZ2018 chromosome 1, ASM371156v2, whole genome shotgun sequence genome encodes the following:
- the pcdh8 gene encoding protocadherin-8 codes for MGVWTFALVVLCVELCLLDTSQCTTTRYVTYEEDELGTEIGNLSRDLKIDPADDPDTSFRLMQENNSSVIQMREMDGLLSVADVIDREQLCPRSPRCLITFDVVVRSKEKFQLIHVEIEVKDINDHPPSFPHNETNLEIVENVPLGSRFPLEIALDQDVGENYIQSYNISPSTHFEVEVRDREDRVKFAELVLVRELDREVEDSYTIEVTATDGGAHAKSGSMLVNIKVLDFNDNSPAFEHSSLTVELDEDSPVGHRVLKVHAFDPDDGVNGEVTYALAEGFSPEVGRLFHVDPYTGDVTLKALVDFERRRSYELVIKASDMGANSVPSTCKVHIDVVDVNDNAPEISIKPMTPSRDGVASITEAAAADSFVALISTSDRDSGSNGYVRVSLLGHEHFTLQQAYGDSFMIITTTTLDRERIPEYNLTVVAEDLGNPPFKTVRQYTVRVKDENDNPPLFSKPLYEVSVLENNVPGSYVTTVVARDPDVGKNAKVSYKVLDSEVPGGSLVSTYVSVDSHSGSLYTLRSFDYESLQQIDVIIQAEDRGSPSLSSSSTIRIKVVDQNDNRPYFTFPVLLNDSADVPLPFNAPAGYLALRLSAEDEDEGMNEELSYRIVQGDTNLFTVDKDSGEIVLKQWLSAAIGDVLEVKVSVNDNGRTPLSSSAAIRFVVSETEPSEDQVFLILPSSNGEGPRWDGSFITIIVLSGGCALLLIAIVAVAVTCKFGRGARNGRSKRDTRRGLFDSRPLPMLSSAESNIYTGPRGYFHDRTPSSLDDSCLYEERSTDSEAKMFLPSKHFQRTSAWQGDKYCLQVSGIGNTDQLSVKDSGKGDSDFNDSDSDISGDGGKKNFLTFQPRQRSSIGDNHGSYCAAPPQSFRAPRDNSYTLGFSPLPVFGTPQGYGHSWKDSGYATNCPKPRGSMHSFSRTGTLPSYFPQQQHGAAAAAAAAAQVQNQSPNFVTVATALEVATVF; via the exons ATGGGAGTCTGGACCTTCGCCCTGGTTGTGCTGTGCGTGGAATTGTGTTTACTTGACACGAGTCAGTGCACAACCACCAGGTATGTCACCTATGAGGAGGACGAGCTGGGCACCGAGATTGGGAACCTGTCCCGAGATTTAAAGATCGATCCAGCCGATGACCCTGACACATCGTTCCGCCTCATGCAGGAGAACAACTCCTCCGTGATCCAGATGAGGGAGATGGACGGACTTCTGAGTGTGGCCGACGTGATTGACCGGGAGCAGCTGTGTCCCAGGTCCCCGCGCTGCCTCATCACCTTCGACGTAGTGGTTCGCTCCAAAGAAAAGTTCCAGCTCATCCACGTGGAGATCGAAGTGAAAGACATCAACGACCACCCCCCGAGCTTCCCCCACAACGAGACCAACTTGGAGATAGTGGAGAACGTCCCGCTGGGATCAAGGTTCCCGCTGGAGATCGCCCTGGATCAGGACGTGGGTGAAAACTACATCCAGAGCTACAACATCTCCCCCTCCACTCACTTTGAGGTTGAAGTGCGCGATCGGGAGGACCGGGTGAAGTTTGcggagctggtgctggtgagggagctggacagagaggtggaggattCCTACACGATCGAAGTCACCGCGACTGACGGGGGCGCGCACGCCAAGTCCGGGTCGATGCTGGTAAATATCAAAGTGTTGGATTTCAACGACAACAGCCCCGCGTTTGAACACAGCTCTCTGACGGTGGAGCTGGACGAGGATTCCCCGGTGGGTCACAGAGTTCTCAAAGTGCACGCGTTCGACCCGGATGACGGCGTTAACGGCGAGGTGACGTACGCGCTCGCCGAGGGCTTCTCGCCGGAAGTCGGGCGCCTTTTCCACGTCGACCCTTACACCGGGGACGTGACGCTGAAGGCGCTGGTTGATTTTGAGAGAAGACGATCGTACGAGCTCGTCATCAAAGCGTCTGACATGGGCGCCAACTCGGTTCCGTCCACGTGCAAAGTTCACATAGACGTGGTGGACGTGAACGACAACGCGCCGGAAATCAGCATCAAGCCGATGACCCCCAGCAGAGACGGGGTCGCCTCCATCACGGAGGCTGCGGCTGCGGACAGCTTTGTGGCTCTCATCAGCACCTCGGACAGAGACTCTGGCTCCAACGGGTACGTGCGCGTCAGCCTGCTCGGGCACGAGCATTTCACTCTCCAGCAGGCATATGGAGACTCTTTCATGATCATAACCACAACCACTTTAGACAGAGAGAGAATCCCTGAGTACAACCTCACAGTGGTGGCAGAAGACCTGGGAAACCCACCTTTCAAGACGGTCCGACAGTACACGGTCCGGGTAAAAGACGAAAACGACAACCCTCCCCTCTTCAGTAAGCCCCTCTATGAAGTTTCAGTCCTGGAAAATAACGTTCCAGGTTCTTATGTGACTACAGTTGTTGCTCGGGACCCAGATGTGGGAAAGAATGCCAAAGTCTCCTACAAAGTTCTAGATTCTGAGGTGCCCGGAGGGTCTCTTGTGTCCACTTACGTCTCTGTAGATTCCCACTCGGGGTCTCTGTACACTCTGAGGTCTTTTGACTATGAGAGTCTGCAGCAGATTGACGTGATCATCCAAGCTGAAGACAGGGGGTCCCCCTCCCTCTCAAGCTCATCAACGATCAGGATTAAAGTTGTCGACCAGAATGACAATCGTCCCTACTTCACCTTCCCCGTGCTTCTAAACGACTCCGCAGACGTCCCGCTGCCGTTCAATGCCCCGGCGGGTTATCTTGCCCTCCGCCTCTCTGCTGAGGACGAGGATGAAGGCATGAACGAGGAGCTCTCGTACCGAATTGTCCAAGGTGACACGAACCTCTTCACGGTGGACAAAGACTCAGGGGAGATTGTCCTTAAACAATGGCTGTCGGCTGCAATTGGAGACGTGCTGGAAGTCAAGGTCTCGGTGAATGACAACGGCAGAACTCCGCTTTCCAGCAGCGCCGCCATCCGCTTCGTGGTCTCGGAAACGGAGCCCTCAGAAGACCAGGTGTTCCTCATTCTGCCATCGAGCAACGGAGAAGGTCCCCGCTGGGACGGctccttcatcaccatcattgtCCTCAGCGGGGGTTGTGCGCTGCTGCTGATCGCCATAGTGGCTGTGGCCGTCACCTGCAAATTCGGACGTGGGGCGAGAAACGGCAGGTCCAAGAGGGACACCCGCCGCGGTTTGTTCGACAGCAGGCCCCTGCCCATGCTCAGCTCTGCAGAATCCAACATCTACACGGGCCCACGAGGCTACTTTCACGACAGAACCCCTTCATCTCTAGATGATTCCTGCCTGTACGAGGAGCGGAGCACTGACTCGGAGGCTAAG ATGTTCCTGCCCTCCAAGCATTTCCAAAGAACATCTGCGTGGCAAGGTGATAAATACTGCTTGCAAGTGAG TGGCATTGGAAACACTGACCAGCTGAGCGTGAAGGACAGCGGCAAAGGGGACAGCGACTTCAATGACAGTGACTCAGACATCAGCGGGGATGGAGGCAAGAAGAACTTTCTGACCTTCCAACCGAGGCAAA GATCCTCCATTGGAGATAACCATGGATCCTACTGTGCAGCACCGCCGCAGAGCTTCAGAGCCCCCAGAGATAATTCCTACACATTAGGCTTCTCCCCTCTACCGGTTTTCGGCACTCCTCAAGGGTATGGCCACTCCTGGAA
- the si:ch211-199f5.1 gene encoding protocadherin-8, producing MVRGHFLTHWHRWILILFVNQFLFASLSLSEGNTIRYQTNEEGAPGTVIGTLAKDMSLSLSSSKTNFRMMKQFNDSFIRVRESDGELTVGERIDRERICRHTPQCLITFDVVNFSKDRYKLIHVAVEIRDINDNSPEFPNKESIVEISENAAVGSRVPLDPAADADVGSNYIQSYQISVNSHFTIDVLLRADGVKYAELVLMKELDRETQSSYTVDLVATDGGHPFRSGSTKITILVTDFNDNSPVFDQNSFSVTLPEDAPVGTVILNLNAVDADDGLNGEVVYGFGKQVSHEIRQLFQVDHKSGRLTLRSPVDFEEKTTYELDVQATDLGANPSPSLCKIIIHITDVNDNAPEISITPMTSMTTGIAYISEAADKDSLVALISTQDRDSGVNSQVHCSLYGHDHFKLRQAYEDSYMIVTAASLDRERISEYNLTVMAEDFGSPPMRKIIQYTIRLSDENDNAPHFARGVTEVSVVENNPPGAYITTVEASDADLANNGKITYRLVDSVIMGSPVNTFVSLNSVSGSLYALRSFNYEVMKQLDVHVQASDGGSPQLQTTAVIRLKILDQNDNQPLIVEPPLYKGSAEVFLPKDSPGGYVLTQIKATDADEGVNAQLSYKIIEGGHLGFSINKDTGKVHVSRQLTYDLSDTVKVTVAVSDNGSPSLTSTAIIHVSFTEGTLPSVPSLAQNDSEVFFEWDTSIAIIIVLAGSCSLLLLAIILITTICNRRRKETREGARDEKEDVPDVEKVESSHIDSLIANHKGKVFDAHPLPENPPLASGNATETSCEDGRQTAGMFESNSRAMEGKLKGYSTLPGYGKETVRPITIWKGNSFTTISARDPHISGKDSGKGDSDFNDSDSDISGDVHKKESPPTNSLWACTSECKVLGHSDRCWSPSATRPNTSMACGAQMSTFSRTASLPRDTRRENYYPSHIPKSNGLQSVYEQVQHQEFDYILVGPPTPARIQETDEISIPEYTNS from the exons ATGGTCCGGGGACATTTTCTCACTCATTGGCACCGGTGGATTTTAATACTCTTCGTTAATCAGTTTTTATTCGCTTCGTTGTCTCTGTCCGAGGGAAATACTATTAGATACCAGACCAATGAGGAGGGCGCACCAGGTACAGTCATCGGAACCCTTGCCAAGGACATGTCCTTGAGTCTGTCTTCTTCCAAGACCAATTTTAGAATGATGAAACAATTCAATGATTCATTCATTAGAGTGAGAGAAAGCGACGGGGAGCTCACAGTCGGGGAGCGAATTGACAGGGAAAGAATCTGCAGACACACTCCACAGTGCCTCATTACTTTTGACGTAGTAAATTTCTCCAAAGATCGCTACAAATTGATCCACGTCGCGGTGGAAATAAGGGACATCAATGACAACTCCCCGGAGTTTCCAAACAAGGAATCTATAGTGGAGATCTCCGAGAACGCGGCGGTGGGCTCCCGCGTCCCTCTAGACCCAGCCGCGGACGCAGACGTCGGCTCAAACTACATCCAAAGCTATCAAATCTCTGTCAACAGTCATTTTACTATCGACGTGCTCCTGAGAGCGGATGGGGTTAAATATGCGGAATTGGTGCTAATGAAAGAACTAGACAGGGAGACTCAGTCCTCGTACACCGTGGATCTGGTCGCAACTGACGGAGGACATCCGTTCAGATCCGGGTCCACAAAAATAACTATTCTGGTGACGGACTTTAATGACAACAGTCCAGTTTTTGACCAGAACAGCTTTTCCGTCACTCTGCCGGAGGACGCGCCGGTTGGCACCGTCATCCTCAACTTAAACGCAGTTGACGCCGACGACGGTTTGAACGGAGAGGTGGTGTACGGGTTCGGAAAACAGGTTTCTCACGAAATCCGACAACTTTTCCAAGTGGATCATAAATCGGGGCGCCTGACGCTCCGGAGCCCCGTGGATTTCGAGGAGAAAACCACGTACGAGTTAGACGTGCAGGCGACCGATCTGGGCGCGAACCCGAGCCCGTCCCTGTGCAAAATCATCATCCACATCACCGACGTGAATGACAACGCTCCGGAAATAAGCATCACCCCGATGACCTCTATGACGACGGGCATCGCGTACATCAGCGAGGCGGCGGACAAGGACAGTCTGGTGGCGCTGATCAGCACCCAGGACAGAGACTCGGGTGTGAACAGTCAGGTCCACTGCTCCTTATACGGACACGACCACTTCAAACTGAGACAAGCCTACGAGGACAGCTACATGATCGTGACAGCAGCCTCGTTAGACCGGGAGAGGATCAGCGAGTACAACCTGACGGTCATGGCTGAGGATTTCGGGTCCCCCCCAATGAGGAAGATCATTCAGTACACAATCAGGCTCAGCGATGAGAATGACAATGCCCCTCACTTCGCCAGAGGTGTCACTGAAGTTTCTGTGGTGGAAAACAACCCCCCCGGGGCTTACATCACCACGGTGGAGGCCAGCGATGCCGATCTGGCCAATAATGGCAAAATCACTTACAGACTGGTGGACAGTGTAATCATGGGGTCTCCGGTCAACACCTTCGTGTCCTTGAATTCGGTGTCAGGCTCTTTGTATGCGCTGAGGAGCTTTAATTACGAGGTAATGAAGCAGCTAGACGTGCACGTCCAGGCGAGTGATGGGGGGTCACCACAGCTGCAGACCACAGCTGTCATCCGGCTAAAAATACTCGATCAGAATGACAACCAGCCCTTGATCGTGGAGCCCCCTCTTTACAAAGGATCCGCTGAGGTTTTTCTGCCTAAAGATTCACCCGGGGGCTATGTACTAACCCAGATAAAGGCCACAGACGCTGATGAGGGCGTCAACGCACAGCTGTCCTATAAAATCATAGAGGGAGGTCACCTGGGCTTCTCCATCAACAAAGACACGGGGAAGGTGCACGTGAGCCGACAGCTGACGTATGATCTCTCAGACACTGTCAAAGTCACAGTGGCGGTCAGCGACAATGGATCCCCCTCGCTCACTTCCACAGCTATTATACACGTGAGCTTCACTGAAGGAACTCTGCCCAGTGTGCCCTCCCTGGCCCAAAATGACAGCGAAGTGTTTTTTGAATGGGACACGtccatcgccatcatcatcgtccTGGCAGGGAgctgctctctcctcctgctggctATTATTCTCATCACAACCATTTGCAACCGCAGGAGGAAAGAGACCAGGGAGGGGGCGCGTGATGAAAAAGAAGATGTCCCAGATGTGGAGAAAGTGGAAAGCAGTCATATTGATTCATTGATTGCCAACCACAAAGGAAAAGTGTTTGATGCTCATCCATTGCCAGAGAATCCTCCACTAGCCAGCGGCAATGCAACAGAGACAAGCTGTGAAGatggcaggcagacagcaggcatGTTCGAGTCCAACAGCAGAGCGATGGAGGGCAAATTAAAG GGTTACTCCACACTGCCCGGCTATGGAAAGGAAACAGTCAGGCCAATAACAATCTGGAAAGGTAACTCATTTACAACGATCTCAGCCAGAGATCCCCACATCAGCGGCAAGGACAGCGGGAAAGGGGACAGCGACTTCAATGACAGCGACTCAGACATTAGTGGAGATGTGCACAAAAAAGAGTCGCCACCAACAAACA GTCTGTGGGCCTGCACAAGTGAGTGCAAGGTGCTCGGACACTCGGACCGCTGTTGGAGTCCCTCGGCTACAAGGCCCAACACCAGCATGGCCTGCGGAGCGCAAATGTCAACGTTCTCCAGGACAGCTTCGCTTCCTCGGGACACCAGGAGGGAAAACTACTACCCGTCTCACATACCCAAAAGCAACGGACTGCAGAGCGTCTACGAACAAGTTCAGCACCAGGAGTTCGATTATATCCTCGTCGGCCCGCCGACACCGGCTCGGATACAGGAAACGGATGAGATTTCCATCCCAGAGTACACAAACTCTTGA